The Vibrio echinoideorum DNA window TCAGTAAGTCATCCATGTTGGCATCAGCTAAGCGAACGTCAAGTTCCGCTTGTTGAGCTTCAACACCACGAGCCATGAAGTCCTGCCATGAAACAGCAAAACTATGTTCTTGTGTGTCGATATCAGCAGACATTGCCACAACAACTTCAAGCTGTTCACACTCATCAAAGATGTTCACTGCCGCATCAAACTGAGCTTGTTCGCCAACGAATAAGATCTTCACATCCGCATTTTGGATAATGTAAGAAGACTGCGCAGCGGTATTGGTTGGATAAATCGGCACTGTCACAAGGCGAGCTTGCAAAGATGCGAAATCTGCCACGGTCCACTGAGGCATATTATTTGAATAGATACCGATCTTGTCTTGGATTCTCAATCCTTGAGCCAATAGAGCTAATGAAAGCGTATCGATTTGTTGTCCAAACTGCTCCCAGCTAATACCTTGCCATACATTGTCTACTTTGTGCTTCAAAGCTGTACGGTTGCCACCTTGGGCAATTTGGTCACGAAGTCTTTTTACGATATGAAAATCTAAATTGGCCATCTCTTTACCTTTGGCTTACACCTGTAAGCTTTTTTGAGCGCACAAGTGTACCTCTGATCATAGAAAAGGCAACTGACGAAGCTCAAAGTTATCAGTAATAGTACGTCTCACGCTAAATTTTATGTTCACCAGAATAGTAAGCATAAAAAAGCCCCAAGCCAGATTCCTAGCTTAGGGCTTATAAATCATAGGGATTAGTGTTTAGTTAAGTGCCACTACTTCGCCACAGATCATCATTAACTGATCTCGTAACCAAATGTGTCCCTTGTCCTTCTCACTTGATTCGTGCCAGCTTAGGAAACCAGAGATAGCCGCATTATCGAATGGGAAATCTAGAATTTGAAGCTGATCTTTGTTTGCTGCATGTTCTACCATCCAACGAGGTGCAATCGTCACAAGTTCAGATTGACCTACAACGTAAAGAACGTTGCTCAAGCTGGTACCTTCGTAGAAAGGCGTGCAATCTAGATCACGGTAAGCTTGCTCAGAGAAGCTGCGTTGACCATGGATGCGAGACAGTTTTGCGTGCTTTTCGTTAAGCAATTCAGCGGCTGAAACTTCACCATTGATACGAGGGTGAGAAGCAGATGCAACCACAACTAATTCGTCTTGGAAGATTTCAGTGCTTGAGAAACCTTGCTCATCAAAGCGAGCGTAATCAATCACGAAGTCGATTTCTTGGTAGCGCATACGCTCAGAAAGTTGACGATCGAATTCTGCATCCATGTGCAATTTAACGCTAGGTGCTTGGTCGTTGATTGTCGACATAATCTTAGGAGCAAAACGCATGTCACATGGGCTGCAAATTGCAAGTTTGAATAGGCGAGAAGACGACTCTGGAGAGAACACAGAACTTGGTAGTTCGTTGCGTACTAACTGTAGTGCTTGGCGGATTGGGCCAAACAACTGACGAGCACGTTGAGTCGGTTGAATACCACGACCTTGACGCATGAATAGCTCGTCGTTGAACATCACTTTTAGACGAGCAACAGCGTTACTTACAGCAGGCTGAGACATGCCCAGGTTATGAGCTGCACGTGTGATGTTTTGTTCTTGCATAACTGCATCAAATACAGTCAAAAGATTTAAGTCGACTCCACGAAGTGTGCTTTCCATTCTGTAGCTTGCAATTGCACTCATTGCGTCTTTTTTCTCTAACATTCAAGTTGCCTCTTGTCGGTTCGACAGGGTTAAATTGGTAATGGTATGGGAATAGATAACCACTAATTCTTATATTTATCAGACCGATGTTTTTCGGATTACCACTACTATTAACCAATACATCCCGAGCTACCAACAAGATTGATAAAGAATAATTTTATTTTACCTTAATGATTAATTAATACATTAAAATCATGCAATTACAGAGTTATAAAAAAACATAAAATGCAGCATTTATGAGTTTGATTTCGACTTATTTAGCTGTTCTATCGTTTGGTTACATTTGTTACAATTTATTGAACTCGTGAATTGTTTGACTGGTTGATTCAAAAACGCCACTTATAATTCAAGTCAGCGATGCATAACTAGGAAAATCGACCTTGTCCCAAAGCTGTTTTCTTAAGTCATCTTGATTCGACCAATTCCCTGCTAATACCCACTCAACGAGTGCACTTGCCACGTCAGGATAGGTCACTACCTCTGCCTCTTTTTCACTGAGCCAACTACGTAAAATAGCGGCATCTAAAAAGCTCATGGTTTGGGCTAACCCAAGGGCTTCAAGCGTCGCAACATTACTCTGTTGTTCAAACTGCCCTTCAAGCGGCTTAAGAAGCAACTTTTTCCCTAAAGTTAAGGCCTCCGATGGCAATTCAAAGCCACCATTGGCGACCACACCAGAGCACTGATTCAGGTCGAATTGGAAGCCGGCATGACTGAGCGGTTTGAACTCAATATTTTCGACTCGACTGTACTCAATAACGTTAGGGTGATAACAGACAAAATGATGAGAAATGAACTTCATCAACAGCTCCGAGATCGCCTCAAGATCTTCAAACGGCAAGTAGACCAAAGTGAAGTTTTGTGATGCTTTAGTTTGCTCATGGTTAGAAAGCGTGTGAACAATCGGTGGCAATATAGGTTGCTCAAAGTGATACCAATGGAGGCCAATAGAGTGCTCGGTTGGCGCAAAATGTTGAATCACTGAATGTTCAATCCAGTTTCCCCCTTCTTTAGGCACGTCATAGCGAAAAGCATTTTGATGACTTATACCAATACAAGGTACACCTTGCTTCTTAGCCGCCCAAGCGGTCACTGGTTCAAAGTCATTAAGGACGAGATCATAAGGCGTAAGATCGATCTGGTTAATTTCACGCATAAATCGCCAGATATTATTCTTGATGAATGTTTTGCCGTACTTAACCTGCCCTTGCTCACTGAAAAAAGTTAAGCCATTGCGAGTTTGATAGTGTCCAAACTCTTCCATTGAGAAGTACTTGCTCTCTTCTCGTCCTGAGAATAGGAAGTCGACATCGATATTTTGTTGGCGAAAAGCCACCGCCATTGCTCTCGCGCGAGCGATATGACCATTTCCTGTGCCTTGGACGCCATATAAGATTTTCATGCATATTCCTTTAAATTTGCAGCTTAAGATCGGCATTGATTGCCAACAAAATAATTACAAAATGAAGTTGATAGCCAGGCTAGTACAAGCAATACCTAAGGCTGCGCCAATTAAGACATCTGTTAAAAAGTGCACACCGAGTAAGATCCGAGAACCCGCAATGGCTGTAGCCCAAACCAAACTAAAGGGGTACAAGCTTGGATAAAAATGTCCGATTAAGGTCGCCATAACAAAAGCAGCAGCGGAATGCCCAGATGGCAGGCTGTATTTGTCAGATGGAACGATATGAGAGTAAAGCAGTGAAGAGAATTCAGCCGGCCTGCGGCGTTTGAGGGTATTTTTAGCTAACCAGTAAATCGGTAGCTCAATAGCAAAAGCCGTTAAACCAACCAACAGAAAATCTCGGCCAGCATTGCTATCCACTAACAACGCCACCAGAGCAATCAAAACGTAAAGGTGTCCATCTCCAGTATGAGACACCGCTTTACTCAGCGTTGCATGTTGGCCGTTATAACGATTCTTTAAACAAAAAACAGAAAATGCCACATCCCAGCGGACAATAGGTTCGATAGTACGCATACGATCTCCTTAACAATCCTTATTCAGTTAAGGCTCAAGGTATGCCCCTGAAATGACAGTTAAGTGACGTTTTGAATGAACTAAAATGAAATTTGTTATGGACGCTGCGCTGCCACGATCCAATACCAGCAAACCAAGCGTATGAACCAAGCATGCGAACCAAGAAAGCGTTCCCTGCGAGTTAACCCAAATAGTCAGCGACACAATCAATAAAAACAAAGCGACACATGGTCGCTTTGTTTTTGTTAGGTCTTCGCTATTTTTACAAAGGTATAAATGCCACTTCTATAGTTCGAGGGGTTCGTGCTTTTTCACTAAACCAAAGTCAGCCAAGATCGCATAAGCGGCAGGGATCATGAACAGCACCAGCAAGGTGGAAGCAAAAATTCCGAACACAATGGAGATCACCAGTGGTTGGATAACCTGAGCCTGTAGGCTGGTTTCTGTTAACAGTGGTAGTAGCCCTGCAGCTGTCGTCATTGAAGTCAAAAATACGGCTCGGAAACGCTCGCGACTGGCTTTCACCACCGAGTCATGCACGCTATCCCCTTCATCGACATGATGACGAATGTATTGCACCAGCAAGATGGAATCATTGACCACGATCCCGGCAAGCGACACAAAACCCATCATGCTCGGCATGCTCAAGGCGTGCCCCAATAGCCAATGACCAACCACTACACCAATAAAGGCGAGTGGAATCGCTAGCATCACGACCACAGGTTCGAGGTAACTTCTGAATTGATAACTAAGAATCGCAAACACACCGAATAAGCCAAGTAAAAAGCCTTTACCCATAGAAGCACCGGTCTTAGCCGCATCTTTAGCTTCCCCTTCGAAATCAAAACGTAAACCTGGGTACTTTTGAATTAACTTGGCGGCTTCATCTTTTTGGAACTGGGCCAAAATCGCCGAAGAGCTGGCTTTCTTGTTATCAACATCACCAAAGATACTGATCGTTCGAAGTCCATCAATACGCTGGATACGCACATAGTTACGTTGAAAATCTAACGTCGCTAAAGTCGCTAAGGGGATCTGACTGCCATCAGCAGTAATAATTGGGAAGTTTGCGAGTTGCTGTAAGTCACCTGCTTGTTCTTTATCGAGGCGAACCTCAATCGAGATATTCTCAACGCCGATTTGAATCTCATCGGCTGTCTGACCGAAGAATGCAGCACGCAACTGAGAAGCAATCATCTGCCCGTTCACGTTGTAAGTTTCCGCTCCTGGGCGCAGCTTAACTAAGATCTCTTCTTTACCCATGCGCATGTCATCTAGAACACCATGCACTCCATCAAACTGATTGAGATATTCCTGAATATCCAAAGAAGCCGATTTCAACGCTGCAAGATCATCATGTTTGGCGCGGATCTCGATAGCACGACCGCCCGGCCCCATAGTGGGTTGTTTGAAAACTAGCGAGATAGGATCAGCCAAATCACCTATGTCTGCGCGCCATGCATCAATGAAATCATCAATCACCGTGTTTCGACTTTCAGCGCCACGCAAATCTAAACGCACAGTCGCGAGGTGCGGCCCGGATTCACTGGCGTCAGCATTAGCATTAAATTGGCTAGTGATGTGTTCCACCAGCTCATTACCCTCTTCGACATCTTCACTCCACTGCACGTTCAAACGCTCAGCAGAAGCCACGATTTTATCGACGACTCTCTCGGTTTGAGACAGTGATGCGCCCGGTGGAAGAATGATACGCGCCTCAGCGATATCACCGTCCAATTCAGGGAAAGGTTGAAACTTAACAGCACCGCCCGCAATCAAGGCAATAGAAAGTAACAACAGCGTCATCACTCCGCCCATAAAGGCGTAGCGGAACGTCACGACTTTCTCAACCATGTTCGTCAACGTGGTGTTACGAAAGTTCTCAAACTTCTCTAATAACACCACCTTGAAACGCAACGCTGGCTTATCATTTTTTTCTTTGTGTAATGAATGAGATAAGTGATTGGGTAGGATAAGAAACGCTTCAATTAAACTTAGCGACAACACCAAGATAAGTACCTGAGGCACCGCTTTAAGCACTGCCCCCATCTCCCCATCAAGAAACAACAAGCTGCCGAAAATACAGACCGTGGTTAAGAATGAAGACAACACCCCGGGGAGTACTTTCTTAACGCCGTTGTACACGGCATCATCAACACTCTGCCCCCTGTCTAAATGTGAGGCTATCGATTCGGCAATCACGATGGCATCATCCATCATAATACCTATCGCCATTAGTAAGCCTACAAGCGACATAATGTTGATCGATAAGCCAAGGTTGGCCATTAAAAATAAGCCACCAAGGAAGGCAACGGGTAAACCTGCAGCGACCCAAAATGAGTAACGTAAACTAAAGAACAACCACATGGTGGCAAAAACCAACACAATACCTTGCCAACCATTACGCACCATCATGGTTAGACGATCCCAAAGCACAGAAGAGAGATCGTTGGTCATTTGTAGCGTCACACCATCAGGGGCAATCGCACTCTGATCTTCAACAAATCGTGTCACGTTTTCTTTAATTCGAAGCGCATCGTCTTCTTTGTTTTTGCTGATCTTCAACAAAGCAGAAGGCTTGACATCGAACAGGACTTTCTGTTCATCAAGTTCAAAACGATCGGTGATCTTCGCGATATCTCTTAAACGGATCACAGAACCATTTGGTGCCGATCCAACAACAATACTCTCAAGCTCAACAGGCGTGACCCGTCTCTCGTCAAAACGAATCAGGAAATTTTTATCTGGTGTTTCAATGTTACCACTCGGCAATTTTACATTCTGACGACCAATTTGATCGGCAATATCACCAACACTCAAACCCAACTGACGAATGGCTTGGGTATCCAACTCAACACGATATTGATGATCGGAAAAACCGCTCACCTCAACCAAAGAAACATCATAATCGAGCTTCATGGTGCGTTTAAGATCTTCAGCGTATGCCTTGAGTTCCGGCCATGAGGTTTCTGCTGTGATGGCAATATCGACAACGGGTTCGTTCCAATCCAACTCTTGAACAACAGGAGATTCAATCTCGGATGGGAAATCGTTGATCGAGTTAATTTGAGTTTGAACATCCACCAGCATTCGGCCAATATCTGCTTTTTCATTTAACTTGAGAATGAGCCTAGCACTACCTTCAACGGCTTCACATTGAGTTTCTTCAATGTTAGCTAGGCCATCGACGGCATCTTCCATTCGCACACAAAGGCTCTCTTCCACTTCTTGCGGAGAAGCGCCCGGGTAAACAATCGCCGCCATAATATACAGAGGATCATAAGCCGGGAAGGTTTCACGTTTAATGGTTGATAATGAGCTTAAACCCATTATCAACAGCCCAAGCATCAACAAGTTTGCTGCTGTTGGGTGCCTAGAGAAGAACTTGATCATGACGCACTCTCCTCGACACCGGGTACAAGCTCAACCTTTTGAGAATTTGACTCTTTAAGTAACATACCTTCAATTGCTGGCAGCAAATCATTAAGAATCAGTTTATCGCCCGTTTGAAGATCCCCGTTCACAACCACTTGGTTGTCTCTACGATAAAGCACTTCAACATTAACCATTTGCAGACGGGAGTTATCGTCCATTAGATAAATTTTATCACCATGCAGCGCTCGTTCAGGCAACACCCAGCTTAGATTTGCTACACCTTCAATTTCAGCTTTAACAAACATGCCATTGACCAAAGGTGTCGCACTGTCTGGTTGCAGTTGTGAGTAGTCTTGAGCGATCTCAAGAATGATCCCTGCCGTCGCTTGGTTTTCATCAACGGTTTCACTGATTCTCGCTACCTTTGCAGGCCAGCTCAGATTCAGACTGCCACTGTTCAGTTGAACACTCGCTTTGATTGGCGCTTGATCAGGCGTTGGAATTCCAGCAGCGTCACGGGGAAATTGAGTAAAACTTGAGGCTAAAGTTTGCATATCGTGAATAGAAAGTTGCGCCTCAACTTCCATAATATTAATCCCATGAGCAACAAACATTTCTTGCTGAAGATTAACTACTTGGTTTTGTTCGATATCGACTTGAGCAATTCGCATGGCTCTAGGTAACGTGATGGTCGTCTTATCCAAAGAGCGTTGTGCCTCTTTCACCTTAGACACGTTCACTTTAATCACGGCCTCCGCGACGCGTTTTTCATCAGGAATCAGGGTAATTTGGTTAGCAATATCTAACACCAACTTCTGTTGAGACAATGCGCTTTGTTGCTGCAGATCGACATCCGATTGAGAAGTTAACCCTTTCTTACGTAGATCTTGTTTACGTTGTAGCTCTTTATTGCTGATCACTAAGCGATTCTTTTCGATCTTTAGAGTCTGATTCAGGTTGTCTTCTTCTTGATTCAATTTCGCTAGCGAGGTTTGGCTTGATTTAAGATCAGCTTCCGCTTGTATCAGCTTCAGTTCGTAATCCAATGGATCAATCTTTAATACCTCGGTTCCCGCAGGGATCACTTGCCCTTTTTCCAGGTCAGGATGTCGATAAACAATTTGCCCCGTCACCTCAGATATGGCTTTCCATTCGACTTTTGGCACAACTTTGCCGAAACCAACCGCCAAAGGCGCAATCAATTGCTGCTCTAGACTTACGGTTTCCACTAAACGAGCTCGGTCACCCGCAGGTTTAGTTGGAAGATCAGGTTTTAAATTAATCGCCGCCACAAGTCCGATGATTCCAATCGCTAGTGCTGGAAAAAAGAGGAGTTTTTTGCTTATTTTCATTATCTTGGTTCCTGCAAGGGTGAAGTGCTCGCTACATTGATAAAGCCTTCGGTCATCAGTTGAATGTTGTGTTCGATTAAACGATTAAGAAATTCTTCATTTAACTCAATGCCATGAATGGCTAACAAAGGGGGTGGGGCAATAAAAGGAAAGACCATCAAGCTTATATACGAAACGCGACACAGTTTCGGATCCATGTTTTGTTTCAAAATGCCCTGCTCAACAAGCTTTTCAAAGATGACATCTTGCGCCGGTTTGGCCACGTCTAAGAAAACCTTTTCTAGTAACTCTCTTTGCA harbors:
- the leuO gene encoding transcriptional regulator LeuO is translated as MLEKKDAMSAIASYRMESTLRGVDLNLLTVFDAVMQEQNITRAAHNLGMSQPAVSNAVARLKVMFNDELFMRQGRGIQPTQRARQLFGPIRQALQLVRNELPSSVFSPESSSRLFKLAICSPCDMRFAPKIMSTINDQAPSVKLHMDAEFDRQLSERMRYQEIDFVIDYARFDEQGFSSTEIFQDELVVVASASHPRINGEVSAAELLNEKHAKLSRIHGQRSFSEQAYRDLDCTPFYEGTSLSNVLYVVGQSELVTIAPRWMVEHAANKDQLQILDFPFDNAAISGFLSWHESSEKDKGHIWLRDQLMMICGEVVALN
- a CDS encoding MJ1255/VC2487 family glycosyltransferase, which codes for MKILYGVQGTGNGHIARARAMAVAFRQQNIDVDFLFSGREESKYFSMEEFGHYQTRNGLTFFSEQGQVKYGKTFIKNNIWRFMREINQIDLTPYDLVLNDFEPVTAWAAKKQGVPCIGISHQNAFRYDVPKEGGNWIEHSVIQHFAPTEHSIGLHWYHFEQPILPPIVHTLSNHEQTKASQNFTLVYLPFEDLEAISELLMKFISHHFVCYHPNVIEYSRVENIEFKPLSHAGFQFDLNQCSGVVANGGFELPSEALTLGKKLLLKPLEGQFEQQSNVATLEALGLAQTMSFLDAAILRSWLSEKEAEVVTYPDVASALVEWVLAGNWSNQDDLRKQLWDKVDFPSYASLT
- a CDS encoding phosphatase PAP2 family protein, coding for MRTIEPIVRWDVAFSVFCLKNRYNGQHATLSKAVSHTGDGHLYVLIALVALLVDSNAGRDFLLVGLTAFAIELPIYWLAKNTLKRRRPAEFSSLLYSHIVPSDKYSLPSGHSAAAFVMATLIGHFYPSLYPFSLVWATAIAGSRILLGVHFLTDVLIGAALGIACTSLAINFIL
- a CDS encoding efflux RND transporter permease subunit — protein: MIKFFSRHPTAANLLMLGLLIMGLSSLSTIKRETFPAYDPLYIMAAIVYPGASPQEVEESLCVRMEDAVDGLANIEETQCEAVEGSARLILKLNEKADIGRMLVDVQTQINSINDFPSEIESPVVQELDWNEPVVDIAITAETSWPELKAYAEDLKRTMKLDYDVSLVEVSGFSDHQYRVELDTQAIRQLGLSVGDIADQIGRQNVKLPSGNIETPDKNFLIRFDERRVTPVELESIVVGSAPNGSVIRLRDIAKITDRFELDEQKVLFDVKPSALLKISKNKEDDALRIKENVTRFVEDQSAIAPDGVTLQMTNDLSSVLWDRLTMMVRNGWQGIVLVFATMWLFFSLRYSFWVAAGLPVAFLGGLFLMANLGLSINIMSLVGLLMAIGIMMDDAIVIAESIASHLDRGQSVDDAVYNGVKKVLPGVLSSFLTTVCIFGSLLFLDGEMGAVLKAVPQVLILVLSLSLIEAFLILPNHLSHSLHKEKNDKPALRFKVVLLEKFENFRNTTLTNMVEKVVTFRYAFMGGVMTLLLLSIALIAGGAVKFQPFPELDGDIAEARIILPPGASLSQTERVVDKIVASAERLNVQWSEDVEEGNELVEHITSQFNANADASESGPHLATVRLDLRGAESRNTVIDDFIDAWRADIGDLADPISLVFKQPTMGPGGRAIEIRAKHDDLAALKSASLDIQEYLNQFDGVHGVLDDMRMGKEEILVKLRPGAETYNVNGQMIASQLRAAFFGQTADEIQIGVENISIEVRLDKEQAGDLQQLANFPIITADGSQIPLATLATLDFQRNYVRIQRIDGLRTISIFGDVDNKKASSSAILAQFQKDEAAKLIQKYPGLRFDFEGEAKDAAKTGASMGKGFLLGLFGVFAILSYQFRSYLEPVVVMLAIPLAFIGVVVGHWLLGHALSMPSMMGFVSLAGIVVNDSILLVQYIRHHVDEGDSVHDSVVKASRERFRAVFLTSMTTAAGLLPLLTETSLQAQVIQPLVISIVFGIFASTLLVLFMIPAAYAILADFGLVKKHEPLEL
- a CDS encoding efflux RND transporter periplasmic adaptor subunit, with product MKISKKLLFFPALAIGIIGLVAAINLKPDLPTKPAGDRARLVETVSLEQQLIAPLAVGFGKVVPKVEWKAISEVTGQIVYRHPDLEKGQVIPAGTEVLKIDPLDYELKLIQAEADLKSSQTSLAKLNQEEDNLNQTLKIEKNRLVISNKELQRKQDLRKKGLTSQSDVDLQQQSALSQQKLVLDIANQITLIPDEKRVAEAVIKVNVSKVKEAQRSLDKTTITLPRAMRIAQVDIEQNQVVNLQQEMFVAHGINIMEVEAQLSIHDMQTLASSFTQFPRDAAGIPTPDQAPIKASVQLNSGSLNLSWPAKVARISETVDENQATAGIILEIAQDYSQLQPDSATPLVNGMFVKAEIEGVANLSWVLPERALHGDKIYLMDDNSRLQMVNVEVLYRRDNQVVVNGDLQTGDKLILNDLLPAIEGMLLKESNSQKVELVPGVEESAS